Proteins encoded together in one Lathyrus oleraceus cultivar Zhongwan6 chromosome 5, CAAS_Psat_ZW6_1.0, whole genome shotgun sequence window:
- the LOC127084088 gene encoding glyceraldehyde-3-phosphate dehydrogenase, cytosolic, with translation MTYMFKYDSVHGQWKNDELTVKDSNTLLFGQKPVTVFAHRNPEEIPWASTGADIIVESTGVFTDKDKAAAHLKGGAKKVIISAPSKDAPMFVVGVNENEYKPEFDIISNASCTTNCLAPLAKVINDRFGIVEGLMTTVHSITATQKTVDGPSSKDWRGGRAASFNIIPSSTGAAKAVGKVLPALNGKLTGMSFRVPTVDVSVVDLTVRLEKAATYDEIKAAIK, from the exons ATG ACGTATATGTTTAAGTACGACAGTGTTCACGGACAGTGGAAGAACGACGAACTCACCGTCAAGGACTCTAACACTCTTCTCTTCGGTCAGAAGCCAGTTACTGTCTTTGCACACAG GAACCCAGAAGAGATCCCATGGGCCAGCACTGGTGCTGATATCATTGTTGAGTCTACTGGTGTTTTTACTGATAAGGACAAGGCTGCTGCTCATTTGAAG GGTGGTGCCAAGAAGGTCATCATTTCTGCTCCCAGTAAAGATGCTCCCATGTTTGTTGTTGGTGTTAACGAGAATGAATACAAGCCAGAGTTTGACATTATTTCCAATGCTAGCTGCACCACCAACTGCCTTGCACCACTTGCAAAG GTTATTAATGACAGGTTTGGCATTGTTGAGGGTCTCATGACCACTGTCCATTCCATCACCG CCACCCAGAAGACTGTTGATGGACCATCAAGCAAGGACTGGAGAGGTGGAAGAGCTGCTTCATTTAACATCATTCCCAGCAGTACCGGAGCTGCTAAG GCTGTCGGCAAAGTGCTTCCTGCTTTGAATGGAAAGTTGACCGGTATGTCATTCCGTGTCCCAACTGTGGATGTCTCCGTTGTTGACCTTACAGTGAGGCTCGAGAAGGCCGCCACCTATGATGAAATCAAAGCTGCTATCAAGTAA